TGACGCCGCACGCCGCCAGCGCGTCTTCCCACGCCACCGGCTCCAGCTTGACGCCGAACACGCCGGCGAACGCGTCACGCACCGCGGCCGCCACCGCCTCCATGTCCAGCGGGCGCCCCAGCACCCTGGCCATGGACGTGACGCCCTTGTCGCGGATGCCGCAAGGGACGATCAGATCGAAGAAGCGGAGGTCCGTGTTGACGTT
The window above is part of the Clostridia bacterium genome. Proteins encoded here:
- a CDS encoding lipoate-protein ligase B — translated: EVQVRALARFGIAARPGLEPPYTGAWVGDDKIAAIGVKVRQGITQHGFALNVNTDLRFFDLIVPCGIRDKGVTSMARVLGRPLDMEAVAAAVRDAFAGVFGVKLEPVAWEDALAACGVTAARAGGAGGGAYGWTCA